From Glycine max cultivar Williams 82 chromosome 11, Glycine_max_v4.0, whole genome shotgun sequence, the proteins below share one genomic window:
- the LOC100814669 gene encoding uncharacterized protein isoform X1 produces the protein MKPPLNDGKDKMETRGRKAMVTAEKTVKNGRRSNRERKMALTQDVDKLKRKLRQEENVHRALERALTRPLGSLPRLPPYLPPQTLELVAEVAVLEEEVVRLEEQVVNFRQGLYQEAVYISSKRNAENLRDSMDQNSIRSSKHQRSKSLSQSELNSTTMARPQLSLARSASSRKLFSDIVVDHTGKLVNGKQLHMKQDSLSSIPEEGQRKENPLFYSSLKDKQSPEKKTAKVITPVKKSPIKKESADKCVDHLKLQATIEVGGLQLNAITIEHFILRLPYHLMFTCPKAAKHDEMKLRSIFGLEWSEPLVTFALSCGSCSSPAGSSRPQSKGANRTISRGASRTYKGADQGKAQKESHKTKLPSRLCLRAGRELSSNPYRVMLLLEQGTSLTDLILIYTASQVDNELEAAKRDYLQAAVGITKTSKLIIPKLLDWYLLDFAKDLESLLDWICLQLPIELRKEAIECLERRGRQPLSQLVQMMPYDFSFRLLLHQ, from the exons ATGAAGCCACCTTTAAATGATGGCAAA GACAAGATGGAAACTCGAGGGAGAAAGGCAATGGTGACTGCTGAGAAAACCGTGAAAAATGGGCGTCGATCAAATAGAGAAAGGAAAATGGCTTTGACACAAGAT GTTGATAAGTTGAAGAGGAAGCTCAGACAAGAAGAGAATGTTCACAGAGCGTTAGAAAGAGCATTAACAAGACCTTTGGGATCCCTTCCTCGTCTTCCTCCTTATCTTCCTCCACAG ACATTAGAGCTTGTGGCTGAAGTGGCAGTATTGGAGGAGGAGGTGGTTAGACTAGAAGAGCAGGTTGTGAATTTCAGACAAGGTCTATATCAGGAAGCTGTCTACATTTCCTCTAAGAGGAATGCAGAAAATTTGAGGGACTCAATGGACCAGAACTCCATCAGGAGCTCCAAACATCAAAGATCAAAATCTTTGTCCCAAAGTGAGCTTAATTCAACTACCATGGCTAGGCCTCAACTTTCTCTTGCTAGAAGTGCTTCCAGTAGAAAGCTGTTCTCTGACATTGTCGTTGATCACACTGGTAAGCTAGTGAACGGGAAACAATTGCACATGAAACAAGATTCGCTATCATCAATCCCAGAAGAGGGACAGCGAAAAGAGAATCCACTGTTTTATAGCTCTCTGAAGGATAAGCAATCTCCAGAGAAGAAAACGGCCAAAGTCATTACTCCAGTGAAGAAGTctccaataaaaaaagaatcagctGATAAATGTGTAGATCACTTGAAGTTACAG GCAACAATAGAAGTGGGGGGCCTGCAGCTCAATGCAATTACAATAGAGCACTTCATCTTGAGACTTCCTTATCACCTGATGTTT ACCTGCCCAAAAGCTGCAAAACATGACGAGATGAAATTGCGAAGCATATTTGGCTTGGAATGGTCAGAGCCCTTGGTTACATTTGCACTTTCCTGTGGAAGCTGTTCTTCACCTGCG GGAAGCAGCAGACCACAGAGCAAAGGTGCAAACAGAACAATCAGCAGAGGTGCAAGCAGGACATACAAGGGTGCAGATCAAGGAAAAGCCCAAAAGGAGAGTCACAAGACTAAATTACCTTCGAGACTATGCTTGAGGGCAGGAAGGGAATTGAGTAGCAATCCTTATCGTGTGATGCTGTTGCTAGAGCAGGGGACAAGCTTAACGGATTTGATTCT GATATACACAGCTTCACAAGTTGACAATGAGTTGGAAGCAGCAAAGAGGGATTATTTACAGGCAGCAGTTGGCATTACAAAAACAAGCAAGTTAATAATTCCAAAGTTACTAGATTGGTATTTACTTGACTTTGCAAAGGACTTGGAATCTTTGTTGGATTGGATTTGCCTCCAGCTACCCATTGAACTGAGAAAGGAAGCAATTGAATGCCTTGAAAGAAGGGGGAGACAGCCCCTTTCGCAGCTGGTACAAATGATGCCCTATGACTTCAGTTTTAGGTTGCTTTTACACCAATAA
- the LOC100814669 gene encoding uncharacterized protein isoform X2 has product METRGRKAMVTAEKTVKNGRRSNRERKMALTQDVDKLKRKLRQEENVHRALERALTRPLGSLPRLPPYLPPQTLELVAEVAVLEEEVVRLEEQVVNFRQGLYQEAVYISSKRNAENLRDSMDQNSIRSSKHQRSKSLSQSELNSTTMARPQLSLARSASSRKLFSDIVVDHTGKLVNGKQLHMKQDSLSSIPEEGQRKENPLFYSSLKDKQSPEKKTAKVITPVKKSPIKKESADKCVDHLKLQATIEVGGLQLNAITIEHFILRLPYHLMFTCPKAAKHDEMKLRSIFGLEWSEPLVTFALSCGSCSSPAGSSRPQSKGANRTISRGASRTYKGADQGKAQKESHKTKLPSRLCLRAGRELSSNPYRVMLLLEQGTSLTDLILIYTASQVDNELEAAKRDYLQAAVGITKTSKLIIPKLLDWYLLDFAKDLESLLDWICLQLPIELRKEAIECLERRGRQPLSQLVQMMPYDFSFRLLLHQ; this is encoded by the exons ATGGAAACTCGAGGGAGAAAGGCAATGGTGACTGCTGAGAAAACCGTGAAAAATGGGCGTCGATCAAATAGAGAAAGGAAAATGGCTTTGACACAAGAT GTTGATAAGTTGAAGAGGAAGCTCAGACAAGAAGAGAATGTTCACAGAGCGTTAGAAAGAGCATTAACAAGACCTTTGGGATCCCTTCCTCGTCTTCCTCCTTATCTTCCTCCACAG ACATTAGAGCTTGTGGCTGAAGTGGCAGTATTGGAGGAGGAGGTGGTTAGACTAGAAGAGCAGGTTGTGAATTTCAGACAAGGTCTATATCAGGAAGCTGTCTACATTTCCTCTAAGAGGAATGCAGAAAATTTGAGGGACTCAATGGACCAGAACTCCATCAGGAGCTCCAAACATCAAAGATCAAAATCTTTGTCCCAAAGTGAGCTTAATTCAACTACCATGGCTAGGCCTCAACTTTCTCTTGCTAGAAGTGCTTCCAGTAGAAAGCTGTTCTCTGACATTGTCGTTGATCACACTGGTAAGCTAGTGAACGGGAAACAATTGCACATGAAACAAGATTCGCTATCATCAATCCCAGAAGAGGGACAGCGAAAAGAGAATCCACTGTTTTATAGCTCTCTGAAGGATAAGCAATCTCCAGAGAAGAAAACGGCCAAAGTCATTACTCCAGTGAAGAAGTctccaataaaaaaagaatcagctGATAAATGTGTAGATCACTTGAAGTTACAG GCAACAATAGAAGTGGGGGGCCTGCAGCTCAATGCAATTACAATAGAGCACTTCATCTTGAGACTTCCTTATCACCTGATGTTT ACCTGCCCAAAAGCTGCAAAACATGACGAGATGAAATTGCGAAGCATATTTGGCTTGGAATGGTCAGAGCCCTTGGTTACATTTGCACTTTCCTGTGGAAGCTGTTCTTCACCTGCG GGAAGCAGCAGACCACAGAGCAAAGGTGCAAACAGAACAATCAGCAGAGGTGCAAGCAGGACATACAAGGGTGCAGATCAAGGAAAAGCCCAAAAGGAGAGTCACAAGACTAAATTACCTTCGAGACTATGCTTGAGGGCAGGAAGGGAATTGAGTAGCAATCCTTATCGTGTGATGCTGTTGCTAGAGCAGGGGACAAGCTTAACGGATTTGATTCT GATATACACAGCTTCACAAGTTGACAATGAGTTGGAAGCAGCAAAGAGGGATTATTTACAGGCAGCAGTTGGCATTACAAAAACAAGCAAGTTAATAATTCCAAAGTTACTAGATTGGTATTTACTTGACTTTGCAAAGGACTTGGAATCTTTGTTGGATTGGATTTGCCTCCAGCTACCCATTGAACTGAGAAAGGAAGCAATTGAATGCCTTGAAAGAAGGGGGAGACAGCCCCTTTCGCAGCTGGTACAAATGATGCCCTATGACTTCAGTTTTAGGTTGCTTTTACACCAATAA
- the LOC100814669 gene encoding uncharacterized protein isoform X3 → MKPPLNDGKDKMETRGRKAMVTAEKTVKNGRRSNRERKMALTQDVDKLKRKLRQEENVHRALERALTRPLGSLPRLPPYLPPQTLELVAEVAVLEEEVVRLEEQVVNFRQGLYQEAVYISSKRNAENLRDSMDQNSIRSSKHQRSKSLSQSELNSTTMARPQLSLARSASSRKLFSDIVVDHTGKLVNGKQLHMKQDSLSSIPEEGQRKENPLFYSSLKDKQSPEKKTAKVITPVKKSPIKKESADKCVDHLKLQATIEVGGLQLNAITIEHFILRLPYHLMFTCPKAAKHDEMKLRSIFGLEWSEPLVTFALSCGSCSSPAGSSRPQSKGANRTISRGASRTYKGADQGKAQKESHKTKLPSRLCLRAGRELSSNPYRVMLLLEQGTSLTDLILLGYTQLHKLTMSWKQQRGIIYRQQLALQKQAS, encoded by the exons ATGAAGCCACCTTTAAATGATGGCAAA GACAAGATGGAAACTCGAGGGAGAAAGGCAATGGTGACTGCTGAGAAAACCGTGAAAAATGGGCGTCGATCAAATAGAGAAAGGAAAATGGCTTTGACACAAGAT GTTGATAAGTTGAAGAGGAAGCTCAGACAAGAAGAGAATGTTCACAGAGCGTTAGAAAGAGCATTAACAAGACCTTTGGGATCCCTTCCTCGTCTTCCTCCTTATCTTCCTCCACAG ACATTAGAGCTTGTGGCTGAAGTGGCAGTATTGGAGGAGGAGGTGGTTAGACTAGAAGAGCAGGTTGTGAATTTCAGACAAGGTCTATATCAGGAAGCTGTCTACATTTCCTCTAAGAGGAATGCAGAAAATTTGAGGGACTCAATGGACCAGAACTCCATCAGGAGCTCCAAACATCAAAGATCAAAATCTTTGTCCCAAAGTGAGCTTAATTCAACTACCATGGCTAGGCCTCAACTTTCTCTTGCTAGAAGTGCTTCCAGTAGAAAGCTGTTCTCTGACATTGTCGTTGATCACACTGGTAAGCTAGTGAACGGGAAACAATTGCACATGAAACAAGATTCGCTATCATCAATCCCAGAAGAGGGACAGCGAAAAGAGAATCCACTGTTTTATAGCTCTCTGAAGGATAAGCAATCTCCAGAGAAGAAAACGGCCAAAGTCATTACTCCAGTGAAGAAGTctccaataaaaaaagaatcagctGATAAATGTGTAGATCACTTGAAGTTACAG GCAACAATAGAAGTGGGGGGCCTGCAGCTCAATGCAATTACAATAGAGCACTTCATCTTGAGACTTCCTTATCACCTGATGTTT ACCTGCCCAAAAGCTGCAAAACATGACGAGATGAAATTGCGAAGCATATTTGGCTTGGAATGGTCAGAGCCCTTGGTTACATTTGCACTTTCCTGTGGAAGCTGTTCTTCACCTGCG GGAAGCAGCAGACCACAGAGCAAAGGTGCAAACAGAACAATCAGCAGAGGTGCAAGCAGGACATACAAGGGTGCAGATCAAGGAAAAGCCCAAAAGGAGAGTCACAAGACTAAATTACCTTCGAGACTATGCTTGAGGGCAGGAAGGGAATTGAGTAGCAATCCTTATCGTGTGATGCTGTTGCTAGAGCAGGGGACAAGCTTAACGGATTTGATTCT gtTAGGATATACACAGCTTCACAAGTTGACAATGAGTTGGAAGCAGCAAAGAGGGATTATTTACAGGCAGCAGTTGGCATTACAAAAACAAGCAAGTTAA